The following proteins are encoded in a genomic region of Candidatus Angelobacter sp.:
- a CDS encoding CDGSH iron-sulfur domain-containing protein encodes MSEPIVAQKSPIVQKVEPGEYWWCACGRSKSQPFCDGSHKGTGLGPKKVEITAAKTVAWCACKHSGNTPFCDGTHSTLG; translated from the coding sequence ATGAGCGAACCAATTGTTGCCCAAAAATCTCCCATCGTTCAAAAGGTCGAACCCGGCGAGTATTGGTGGTGCGCCTGCGGCCGGTCGAAAAGCCAGCCGTTTTGCGACGGATCGCACAAAGGGACCGGCCTCGGCCCGAAGAAGGTGGAAATCACCGCGGCCAAAACGGTGGCATGGTGCGCCTGCAAACATTCCGGTAACACGCCGTTCTGCGACGGGACGCACAGCACGCTTGGATGA